One window of Triticum dicoccoides isolate Atlit2015 ecotype Zavitan chromosome 5A, WEW_v2.0, whole genome shotgun sequence genomic DNA carries:
- the LOC119303312 gene encoding kinesin-like protein KIN-8B: MPTIRAPASRQTATLQVAVKCRPLTDNESRRSRHIIQVIDDKNVAVLDPDISKGYLDLIQNRTKEKRYSFDHVYAPGCSNTDVYKNISPTVLGVVQGLNVTVFAYGSTGSGKTYTMVGSRSDPGLMVLSFRTIFDQIKKDDSSDTFEVSCSYLEVYNEVIYDLLEKSSGHLELREDPEHGIIVAGLRRIKVHSADKILELLNIGNSRRKTESTEANATSSRSHAVLEITVRRKQKGKYGSQVLRGKLALVDLAGSERASETNNFGQKLRDGANINKSLLALANCINALGKQNKKGLAYVPYRNSKLTRILKDGLSGNSRTVMIATISPADDQYHHTTNTLKYADRAKEIKTHVHKNIGTIDNHVEDYQRMIENLQGEVSQLKKELADKEHQLSVKPTEKAADNELSWLNVLSQETGENVQERINLQKALFELEETNKRNRMELQHLDGAIARPQVNEKDYALLQALTSRRQVILDNIRDNDEAGAGYRKDIELNESRRRQLQDMIEEATSNNGNRTYLQILSQYRLLGMNNAELQIEMAMRDQVIHNQRESLRSLWNILYGTGLNQKQILKLAAKQGLTVEGCPLPSSSPDVATPHGRLPPFMSFPSPQSQSSSPSSCFFQQGFSTMSVLKNQHETPTICRQEHLSSYYMMSGSSPYAGDGKQWASGASTPYHSTPETKSERSPCSGELRTPYSGIEGFSRQRKDSCSRER; this comes from the exons ATGCCCACCATCCGGGCTCCGGCTTCCAGGCAGACGGCCACGCTGCAG GTGGCTGTCAAGTGCAGGCCACTGACCGACAACGAGAGCCGGCGCTCGCGGCACATCATACAAGTAATTGATGACAAG AATGTAGCTGTGTTGGACCCTGATATCTCCAAGGGCTACCTGGACCTCATCCAGAACCGGACCAAGGAGAAAAGATACAGCTTCGATCACGTGTACGCGCCTGGATGCTCCAATACG GATGTTTATAAGAATATTTCTCCCACAGTTTTGGGTGTAGTTCAAGGCCTTAATGTGACAGTCTTTGCGTATGGCTCTACTGGAAG TGGCAAAACATATACGATGGTTGGAAGCCGGAGTGATCCTGGTCTTATGGTTCTTAGCTTCCGCACAATCTTTGATCAAATAAAAAAAGATGATAGTTCAGATACATTTGAAGTCTCATGTTCATATCTGGAAGTATACAATGAG GTTATCTATGATTTGCTTGAGAAATCCTCAGGTCACCTAGAGCTTCGTGAGGATCCCGAGCATGGCATAATAGTCGCTGGTTTAAGAAGAATTAAG GTCCATTCAGCAGATAAGATCCTTGAACTCTTGAACATAGGCAACAGCAGACGAAAGACAGAGAGCACGGAAGCAAATGCAACCTCTTCACG TTCACACGCTGTACTGGAGATTACTGTAAGGCGCAAGCAGAAAGGAAAATATGGTAGTCAAGTTCTTCGTGGAAAGCTGGCCTTGGTTGATCTTGCGGGAAG TGAGAGGGCTTCTGAAACGAACAATTTTGGCCAAAAGCTTAGAGATGGAGCAAATATTAACAAGTCACTTCTAGCGTTAGCAAATTGCATCAATGCCCTTGGCAAGCAAAATAAGAAAGGTCTAGCATATGTTCCATATCGCAACAG CAAATTAACTCGAATTCTGAAGGATGGTCTCTCTGGTAATTCTCGAACTGTTATGATTGCCACAATATCACCAGCTGATGATCAGTATCATCACACTACCAATACACTCAAGTATGCAGATCGTGCTAAGGAGATAAAAACACATGTTCAT AAAAATATTGGAACTATCGACAATCATGTTGAAGACTACCAGAGGATGATAGAGAATCTCCAG GGTGAGGTCTCCCAGTTGAAAAAGGAATTAGCTGATAAGGAGCATCAGTTGAGCGTAAAACCTACTGAAAAGGCTGCAGATAATGAGCTATCTTGGCTAAATGTCTTGAGCCAGGAAACTGGTGAGAATGTTCAGGAACGCATAAATCTACAGAAAGCACTGTTTGAACTTGAAGAAACCAACAAGCGTAACCGGATGGAGCTCCAACATCTTGACGGCGCAATCGCAAGACCACAG gtgaatgagaaggattatgcccTTTTGCAAGCCTTAACATCAAGGAGGCAAGTTATTCTTGACAACATCCGTGACAATGATGAAGCTGGTGCTGGCTACAGAAAG GATATTGAACTGAATGAGAGTCGTAGGCGTCAGCTCCAAGATATGATCGAGGAGGCTACGAGTAACAATGGGAACAGGACTTACCTGCAGATTCTCAGCCAATACAGGCTTCTT GGAATGAATAATGCTGAGCTTCAAATTGAGATGGCTATGCGGGACCAAGTAATACATAACCAGAGGGAATCTCTAAGGAGCCTATGGAACATTCTCTATGGAACAGGGCTAAACCAGAAACAGATTCTGAAGTTGGCTGCTAAGCAAGGCTTAACTGTGGAAGGCTGTCCTTTGCCTAGCTCGAGCCCTGATGTTGCTACACCCCATGGAAGGCTACCACCATTCATGTCGTTTCCTAGTCCACAGTCACAGTCTTCTTCTCCATCTAGTTGCTTTTTCCAACAAGGTTTCAGCACCATGTCTGTTCTCAAAAATCAACATGAGACGCCTACCATCTGTAGGCAGGAACATCTCAGCTCTTACTACATGATGTCTGGCTCCTCGCCTTATGCTGGTGATGGAAAACAATGGGCAAGTGGAGCGTCAACGCCATACCATTCTACCCCAGAAACGAAAAGCGAGCGATCGCCCTGCAGTGGCGAGCTTCGCACCCCATATTCTGGAATTGAAGGTTTCAGCAGGCAAAGGAAG GATTCGTGCTCTAGAGAAAGGTAA